The DNA region AGTCGGAGGAACATCTGGAAGAGGCGGACAAGCTCTTCGAAGAACTGGCTTATCACGCGATCAAGGCCTCGATGGAGATCGCCAGGGAGAAGGGAAGATACCCGCTGTTTGAGGGAAGCGAGTGGCACACCGGGGAATATTTCGAACGCCGCGGATACGTTTCGGAGCGTTGGCAAGAGTTGAAACGGCTCGTGGCCGAACACGGCATGCGGAACGCTTGGGTGTTCGCCGTGGCCCCGACCGGATCCACTTCCCTCATTGCGGGTTCCACCGCCGGCATCGATCCGGTCTTCGCGAAATTCTTCGTCGAAGAAAAGCGCGGGGCGGTCATTCCGCAAACGGCGCCCAACCTGTCTCCCGAGACGTTCTGGTACTACAAGGAAGCCCATCATATCGACCAGCACTGGTCCATCCGTGCGGCAGGCGTTCGTCAGCGACACATCGACCAGTCTCAGTCGATCAACCTGTACATCACGCCGAACACCAGCGCCCGGGAATTCCTGGAGCTGTACATGGCGGCATGGCGGGAAGGGCTCAAAACGATTTACTATGTCCGCAATCAATCCATCGAAGTGGAAGAATGCGTCAGCTGCTCGTCCTGAGCGGGCTGCTGACGCTTCTCACGGGAGGGTTTGATCTTGGAGAAACTGTCACGGAAGAAAATCTTCAATGAAAACGGTCAACGCGGCACCCAGCGCATGATCAACGGAAACACCACCAACCTGCGTGAATGGAACCGCATCAAGTATGACTGGGCGCACAAGCTTTACCGCACCATGTTGAACAACTTCTGGATTCCGGAAGAAATTCCGCTGGCCGGCGACGCCAAACAGTTCATGGAACTCACGCCCGCAGAGCGTCGTGCCTTTGACAAAACCATCTCTTTCCTCAACTTTCTGGACTCGATCCAGGGGGAAAACCTGCCGCACATCAACGAGTATGTGACGGCTCCGGAAGTATGCTCGCTGCTCAATATCCACGCGTTCCAAGAAGAAATCCATGCCCAGTCTTACAGCTATATCCTGGACAGTGTCTGCTCTCCGGAAACGCGTGAAAACATCTATGACGAATGGCGCAACGACGAACATCTGCTGGCCCGCAACAAGTTCATCGCCGACCAGTACCAGCGTTTCGTCGATGACAAGAACGACCTGAACTTCGTCCGTACCTGCATGGCCAACTTCCTGCTGGAATCGATCTACTTCTACAGCGGCTTTTCGTTCTTCTATTCGCTGGCCAGAAACGGAAAGATGACCGCCACGGCGACGATCATCAAATACATCCAGCGGGACGAGCTGACCCACGTGGTGCTGTTCCAAAATATCTTCAAGGAATTGCGCAAAGAAAATCCGGAAATCTTCACCCCGGAATTCATCGAAGAACTGCGTGACATGGCCCGCACCGCCGTGGAGCACGAGATCCGTTGGGGTCAGTACATCACGGACAACAAGATTCATGGACTCACCAATGAACTGATCGACCGGTACATCAAATATCTGGCCAACGAACGTCTCACCCGCCTGGGGTTGGACGTGCTGTATCCCGAAGTGACCACCCATCCGATGAAATGGGTGGAGAGCTTCTCCAACCTCAATGCAACCAAGACGGACTTCTTCGAACAAAAGGTGACCAACTACACCAAAGCGGGCACACTCGATTTCGGTGATCTTTGAGTGGTCTTGCGCGCCTCCCCGAAGAGTGGCAGGGGAGGCATTTTTTCATGAAGGGATCGGGTGTGTTACAAATGTTGCAGGAGGAACCACAGAGCGGCGACACCCACGGCCAGACGGTAGGCGAATTCAAACCAGTTCTGACCTTGGGCGGACTGGATGGCGGAGTAGACGGCATGAATGAGGATGACGACCAGGGCGATTTGGAACAGAAGGACCGGCATGGTTTTCACCTCCTTCCCAAAAAGAAATTATTCAGCATCAATAATGGATATGAAGCGCTGATCCCCGTCCCGTGTCAAAAAACGAATGATGCA from Staphylospora marina includes:
- a CDS encoding ribonucleotide-diphosphate reductase subunit beta, whose amino-acid sequence is MEKLSRKKIFNENGQRGTQRMINGNTTNLREWNRIKYDWAHKLYRTMLNNFWIPEEIPLAGDAKQFMELTPAERRAFDKTISFLNFLDSIQGENLPHINEYVTAPEVCSLLNIHAFQEEIHAQSYSYILDSVCSPETRENIYDEWRNDEHLLARNKFIADQYQRFVDDKNDLNFVRTCMANFLLESIYFYSGFSFFYSLARNGKMTATATIIKYIQRDELTHVVLFQNIFKELRKENPEIFTPEFIEELRDMARTAVEHEIRWGQYITDNKIHGLTNELIDRYIKYLANERLTRLGLDVLYPEVTTHPMKWVESFSNLNATKTDFFEQKVTNYTKAGTLDFGDL